The window ATGTAGGAGTTGCAAAAATGGCTGCTGAGTTGGGTTTCCAGGATATTCAATTTGACTATGTCCGTTTCCCAGAAGGTTTTGAAAGAAGAGATAAAGAGTTAAGATACAGTGAAGGTGATTACGTGGACTATGAAGGTGACAATGTACAGAAAAGGGTGCAGGCAGTTACCGATTTTGTTGAATATGCACGCGAAGCTTTAAAGGGCTACGATGTTGATGTATCTGTAGATATATTTGGTTATTCAGCAACGATCCCAGAAGCTCCTGGAATTGGACAAAACTTTACAAAAATCTCTGAAAATGTAGATGTTATCTCGTCTATGATTTACCCAAGTCACTGGACTTCCTATTTTGGTATTGCAAAACCCGATACAGAGCCATATAAGCTTGTTCAAGAATATGTCAAAGTAGAAAATGAACGCTTAGGAGAACTTGAAAATCCACCGACATCACGTCCTTGGATTCAAGACTTTGAAGCACCCTGGTTGTATCCGTCAGGAGTTCCTGTCTTCCAATATGGCAAAAAAGAAGTTGAAGATCAAATTCGTGCGCTAAATGAAGCAGGAATCAAAGAATTTCTAATCTGGAATGCCAACAACAGATATACAGAAGGTGTTGACTACACCCCGTTAAATTAGACAATGTTATAGGACAAAAAAGATGATTCCTCATTAAATTTGAGGAATCATTTTTTTCTATTGCTGTTTAATACCTTCATTAGTGGGTATATATAAAAAGGACTGCCTGATGCAGCCCCTTCTCTGTATCACTTATTTTTTTGTCCCACCCACAGCTTTCCAATTGTTTTGGTAGGAACGACCTTTACCAAGATATTCTTTACTGTTTTTCTTTCCTATTACCTTTGTACCAATTCCATTAACTATAACAGCTAAGAAAGCAGTGAGACCTATAACTAATAATGCGATAAGAACTGTATCAAGAATTAAACTTCCCATTAGCGATCCCTCCTTCATTATCTCTTTCTATATTCTATTGTAGAATATGTTTCATCATTTTTGAAGAGAATAAATAAAATAAAGTAAAATTTCAATCCATGGAAGGCTTCCCCATTGATTGATAGTACCTAAAGGAATGACCTAAGCGACTTGAATACGACAGTTACTTCTAAGAGGGAGGAGTCTTACGGAGACTTTCTCCTGAAAAATAGGAAAATTTTGCTATCTACCACAGTCCGCTGGGCTGTGGTATTTTCAATCTATAGAAACCAATATTCTAAAACAAATATTTTTTGATAAACACCAACATTGGGATGCCTTCAAAGCTAAACATGGAGATAAAATTCGTCCTGTCGTGATTAAGGAGGTTGAAAATTTTCCCGACTGTGGGTCTTTAGTGAATGCTCCTACTAAGAAATTCTTACACTTAACGAATTGAGTATCAATCAACTATTTGTACATTTTCAGAATCACGTTGAGGGGGAGATGAATCTTCTTGGCCTTTTTCTAAATCATAAATTACTTTAACTCTACTTCCTTTTTGTATTTTATTGTATAAATCTTCTTCCACACTAAAATACACCCCGTTTTTTTGCATGGATATTTTTTTCAATTCTTCATCTGTACTCGACATTATTGTATCTTTTTCAATTTTAGGAACTACTAGTATTTGATAACTACTATTAAATATTCTCTTTAGCACAACATAACCACCAAATTCACTTAGGTCTTTATTATCGTTTTGTTCGAGATTAGAACAACTAACTAAAAATATAGAACAAATGAATAAAAAAACAACAGATTTAAATTGTTTTTTCATCTTAACGCTCCTCCTAAATAATTTTGCTGAAATTTAATTTTACCATATTTTATAGTTATCATATAATTATTTGAAAAAAATTAAAAAAGTTACAAAATTTAGCAGGAATTAGTAATGAAAATATGGAACTCTAGAATTATAAATAATTAAGCAGGTTTTTCAATGAAAAAGAATTTCTATCGCACTTTAATATTAATTCCATATATCGGACTATTTTTAGGGGTAAATTCATTCTCTAATGCTGAACCTGGAAATGCTTTAGATTTTAAAGAACTGAAAGAAAATATAAAGTACAGATTAGAAATGGGATTAAATGCAGATGAGGAATATATTCAAGAAATTAACATGAACAGTGTTGATAATAATTCGAAGAAAAAACATGGTATTTACTTAACAGATAAAGAGTTAAATGAAATTGAAATATGAATTGCTAAACAGAAAGAAAAAATCCCTGAAATCAAAAAATATATTAGTAGTTCTTCTTTTGCCCCATATTTTTCCGGTATATACATTGATCAAGCAAAAGGAGGAGAAATTAACATAGGATTTAAGAAAAATGAGGAAGATATAGTCAAATTATTAAATGAAATAAAGAGTATTTATAATGATGACAAAAAGATAAAAGTATTTACAGCTAAATATTCCTATAGTGACCTAAATGAGCTCAACAAAAAAAATGTTCTAAATAAAAAAGAATTAAAAGAAGAAGGACTTAATATTATAAGTGTTTCTTCCAATTTCAAAAATCAGACTGTAGATATTGGAATACTTCCACTTACAGAAAAATCTGTTACAAGGCTTATGGATTTATTTGGTAGAACTAGAATTACAGTCTTTGAGGAAACAACGGAAGGAACGGAAGATTCATCACGCTATGACCAATATAGACCTTTAATGGGGGGGATTATACTCGAAGGTTTAAGTTGCACAGGTAGCTTCTCAAGTACAGGATCTTATTATATAACTGCAGGTCACTGTGGAAGTGTAGGTGAAACAATAGGTACAATTACTAAGGTAGCTAATTCTGGACCAGTAGATGCGGCTCTCATAAAGGTTGATAATACAAGTTGGCTTAGTAATGATCTTTTTGCACAAAGTCCAAGAGATAGAGAAATTACAGATTGGCAAGCTGAGTATGAAGAAAATGAAGGAGATTATGTGTGTAAAGCGGGCTACAAAACCGGCTATACTTGTGGAACTGTTACAAGCACTTATTACTCTGTTAGAACCCACCACAATATGACAGTTGCAAGTTATACAAGGGACGGTGGAGATAGTGGGGACCCCGTATTTAATGGGAACCAATTAAGAGGCATTTATGAAGGCACTAGTTCCTTAGGTGCTGTATATAGTCAAATAGATAATGTACAATATGCTTTAGGTATCGGTGTTAGAACTTATTAACTTTTCGAAAGAATGTTCTAGACAAGTTTCAGTAGGTCCTTTTAATATGACTATTCAAAATTAAAGGGTAAAAGTTGTTTTTGCAAAATAGACATCAAGTAAATAATATCCCAGACTAATTAGTGAATGAAAAAATGTAAATGGTCTCAATGTTAAAAAGGAGTAAATTTTATTCTAACGGGTTCTATTTTCAAGTACACACAATCTATTTCACAATATAAAAAGCAAGTGATTTCTCAATGGAAATCACTTGCTTTTTTGTGTTGGATTATAAGAAAGGAATTAAAACATGATTAAGTACAATAGTTAGACCGCTCACCTATAAGTCAAAGGTGGAATGGTTTTTGTTTTTTCATTTATTTTAAATATCTTTTTATAAGTTCTTATTCTTATGATATAACTTTAAGAATATCCGGGATATTCTTAAAGAACAGGTGGAAAAAAGGGGTATCCATTTTGGACAGGGGGGGAATTTAATGTTTTTTCAGCGGATATTTTGGATAACTCCACCTATCCAAAATGGACAAGTGCCACCTATTCATTTTGGATACCCTAACTTATTCTAATGGAATAGGGTAGGATATAAAATAAGGCATTCATTTAACATTTTGGCAAAAGTTGTTTATAATAAATAATGACTAAATAAAAAGGGAGTAGATCAATGAATTGGTATGAAAAATTGAATCAGTATTTTCCAATTGAAGAAATGAAGTCAAAGGACCATATGGAGACCCTACTTAAAGAAAAATCAGAGGTTTATCATAAGGATGAGGGTCCGAATCATGTGTTAATGTATGCTGAATTCGATTCATTCATTTTTATTGACTATGTGTATGTTTCGGGTAATGTGAGGGGGCAAGGATTGGGCCACAAGCTTATTGAAAAGCTTAAGTCCAAAAATAAGCCTATTATTCTTGAGGTAGAGCCAGTGGATTATGAGGACTCTGATACTGAAAAACGTCTTCATTTCTATAAGCGTGAAGGATTCATTCATGCTCAATCTATTGGATATACACGTCGGTCGTTGGCAACTAATGAAATGAATCAAATGGAGATCTTGTATTGGTCTCCAAATGAGGGAGATTCAGAAGAAACGATCTATGAGAAGATGAAAAGGATGTATGAAGATATTCATACGTATAAAGATGAGAAGTTTTATGGCAAGTCTTATCAGCCTGTTGAAGAGGTTTTAACATTAGACGAGAATAGAGAGTCAGAAGATATTTTAAACTCCTTAGATAGAACAAAAGCATAAACGTAAAGGAGAGAAATAAGTCAAAGGTAGATACCTTTGACTTATTTCTTTTGAGTAACTTTTTTAAATTGGAGTGGAAAATGGATTCCCTATTTTGAAAGATAATAAAGGATAAAATTTGTTTAACTTCAGCGGAAAAGGTTCATTGAGTAATCTTCGAAGTTTTTGCCCCGAGTAAGGAAAGCTACTTAGACCTTCTTCACAGAAACAAGTGTTTTTCTTGTTTCGAGGGGTAGCCTATCGACTAGAGTCGGTTCCCTCCTCTCCTTCGATAAGTCAACATCGATGAAGGAGATTCGGTTAAAAACGCGACATCGTGTTGGGACTGCGATTACTCGTCCCACCGAAATAATTCGCAACACCGAACGGACTCGCATCCTGCGAGCCCTCGTGAACCGTGTTTCCTTTATCTGGGAGGGAACGTAGGCTAAAACCGCGACATCGTGTCGCAACGCCTACGTGACCCACATCCTGTGGGCCTCACCGCCTTACGTCGATGATCAAGGGCGCTTGCACTTTTCTTATACTATCAGCTATAACTTTAGTTGGTTGATAGTATTAGTAAAACTAAGGATTTCGTCATTGGGACTTGCACCCAAGATTATAAGGGCTTCTAAGAAAGCAAAATACGCTTCAAGAATCCCTTTAACGATAAGGCGAAAAAATCAAGTAGAAAACATTAAAAAAATTTCTCATTTTCATTAAAAAGAGGTTTTATTGAGAATAGAATAGGGGATAAGACCTATCAGGGATTTGCTTCTAAATTAGATTTAAAAAGGATCTTACGTATACTTGACAGATGTAGTATACTTATAATTAGAAAAGTTATTTATACTTATTACAAAGTAATAAGTTGTTCAATTGTTCAACATTTAGAAATATATATAACCTTATAGTAAGGAGTGAAGATGATGGTCACACTTTATACTTCACCGAGTTGTACATCATGTCGAAAAGCAAAATCCTGGCTCGAAGAACATAACATCCCATATCAAGAAAGAAATATTTTTTCTGAGCCACTGACTATTGATGAAATTAAAGAAATTTTGCGAATGACAGAGGATGGTACGGACGAAGTTATTTCTACGCGTTCTAAAGTGTTTCAAAAGCTTAATTTGAATATTGACCAAATGCCAATGCAGGATTT of the Bacillaceae bacterium S4-13-56 genome contains:
- a CDS encoding GNAT family N-acetyltransferase, with product MNWYEKLNQYFPIEEMKSKDHMETLLKEKSEVYHKDEGPNHVLMYAEFDSFIFIDYVYVSGNVRGQGLGHKLIEKLKSKNKPIILEVEPVDYEDSDTEKRLHFYKREGFIHAQSIGYTRRSLATNEMNQMEILYWSPNEGDSEETIYEKMKRMYEDIHTYKDEKFYGKSYQPVEEVLTLDENRESEDILNSLDRTKA
- a CDS encoding DUF3221 domain-containing protein, which codes for MKKQFKSVVFLFICSIFLVSCSNLEQNDNKDLSEFGGYVVLKRIFNSSYQILVVPKIEKDTIMSSTDEELKKISMQKNGVYFSVEEDLYNKIQKGSRVKVIYDLEKGQEDSSPPQRDSENVQIVD
- a CDS encoding putative glycoside hydrolase, whose product is MEKNILRKLSKYATIFLIGLSIPFVVQAEENENAQEKVVNFHSESMVELTEKKLPDTVARFVYDSGLDFEYPEAVRGIYLTGNSAGGSRLPQYIDMIKNSDLNSMVIDVKEDNGMLTFRPDEDSPYYERSRNLMSNPREILEKLEEEQIYPIARIVVFKDTQLAQDKPEWSFLDSSGKVWKNNKGESFVNPFVKDVWEYNVGVAKMAAELGFQDIQFDYVRFPEGFERRDKELRYSEGDYVDYEGDNVQKRVQAVTDFVEYAREALKGYDVDVSVDIFGYSATIPEAPGIGQNFTKISENVDVISSMIYPSHWTSYFGIAKPDTEPYKLVQEYVKVENERLGELENPPTSRPWIQDFEAPWLYPSGVPVFQYGKKEVEDQIRALNEAGIKEFLIWNANNRYTEGVDYTPLN
- the spxA gene encoding transcriptional regulator SpxA; amino-acid sequence: MVTLYTSPSCTSCRKAKSWLEEHNIPYQERNIFSEPLTIDEIKEILRMTEDGTDEVISTRSKVFQKLNLNIDQMPMQDLFELIRDNPGLLRRPIILDEKRLQVGYNEDEIRRFLPRTVRTYQLREAQRMVN
- a CDS encoding S1 family peptidase, which encodes MDLFGRTRITVFEETTEGTEDSSRYDQYRPLMGGIILEGLSCTGSFSSTGSYYITAGHCGSVGETIGTITKVANSGPVDAALIKVDNTSWLSNDLFAQSPRDREITDWQAEYEENEGDYVCKAGYKTGYTCGTVTSTYYSVRTHHNMTVASYTRDGGDSGDPVFNGNQLRGIYEGTSSLGAVYSQIDNVQYALGIGVRTY